A single genomic interval of Musa acuminata AAA Group cultivar baxijiao chromosome BXJ3-4, Cavendish_Baxijiao_AAA, whole genome shotgun sequence harbors:
- the LOC135637231 gene encoding PGR5-like protein 1B, chloroplastic encodes MACLASLLSPRLSLPPHRPLLPIPARRQPSRLSSFGGLRLFAPSLRSRFDHGREGLSPTFRAASDQQGEVPGDEVIDSKILPYCSIDKKDKKTLGELEQEFLQALQAFYYEKKAIMSNEEFDNLKEELMWEGSSVVMLSPDEQKFLEASMAYVSGNPVLTDAEFDLLKLRLKKEGSSIVQEGPRCSLRSRKVYSDLNVDYFKMFLLNVPAAVIALTLFFFLDDLTGFEITYLLELPEPFSFIFTWFAALPLIFWLAQVITNAILKDFLILKGPCPNCGTENVSFFGTILSVPSGGSTNTVKCSNCGTTLVYDSRSRLITLPEPREA; translated from the exons ATGGCATGCCTGGCGTCGCTCCTCTCCCCTCGCCTCTCACTCCCCCCTCACCGCCCTCTCCTCCCTATTCCCGCTCGTCGCCAACCCTCTCGTCTCTCCTCCTTCGGCGGCCTGCGTCTTTTCGCGCCTTCACTTCGGTCCCGCTTCGATCACGGTCGCGAAGGGCTATCGCCGACCTTCAGGGCTGCCTCCGACCAGCAAG GTGAGGTTCCGGGTGACGAGGtcattgatagcaaaatcttacCATATTGCAGCATAGACAAGAAAGACAAGAAGACATTAGGAGAGCTTGAGCAAGAATTTCTGCAAGCTTTACAA GCATTCTATTATGAGAAGAAGGCAATTATGTCAAATGAGGAATTTGATAATCTTAAGGAAGAATTAATGTGGGAAGGAAGCAGTGTGGTCATGCTAA GTCCAGATGAACAGAAGTTCTTGGAAGCTTCAATGGCCTATGTGTCTGGAAATCCCGTACTGACAGATGCTGAATTTGATTTGTTGAAGTTGCGATTGAAG AAAGAAGGGAGCAGTATTGTACAAGAAGGCCCACGATGCAGTCTTCGTAGTAGAAAG GTTTACAGTGACTTGAATGTTGACTACTTCAAGATGTTCCTGCTGAATGTGCCTGCAGCTGTCATTGCTCTTACACT GTTCTTCTTTCTAGATGATTTGACTGGCTTTGAGATCACTTATCTTTTGGAG TTGCCTGAGCCCTTCAGTTTCATCTTCACATGGTTTGCTGCTTTACCACTAATATTTTGGTTAGCACAAGTAATCACAAATGCCATCTTGAAAGATTTTCTCATCTTGAAG GGTCCTTGCCCAAATTGTGGCACCGAAAATGTTTCTTTCTTTGGGACTATATTGTCAGTGCCTAGTGGTGGTTCTACAAACACGGTCAAATGCTCAAA CTGTGGCACAACATTGGTGTATGACTCCCGTTCACGATTGATTACACTCCCAGAGCCAAGGGAAGCATAA
- the LOC103983368 gene encoding transcription factor MYB13-like isoform X1: MGRGRAPCCEKIGLNKGTWTEEEDMKLIAYIHKYGHQNWRALPKLAGLSRLRYIRLLPFLTVVNVTISLTPEGLLRCGKSCRLRWTNYLRPDIKRGNFTKDEEDTIIKLHALLGNKWSKIASFLPGRTDNEIKNVWNTHLKKRAASGEQQPVTNGASTSTGDRMAGAIEIPVDPTVDMFGILDDALSTSMQSNEMEDSVFLETLGVRQDSLWTSPQKQSRGSVASVGTDGPSIPDVRQPEACEEADGTRRDGQREEWLDYLEKELGLRDEGEAWDRWDEMEGDLVATFLQDDIFSPYD, from the exons atggGACGAGGGCGCGCACCATGCTGTGAGAAGATTGGGCTGAACAAAGGCACATGGACGGAAGAAGAGGACATGAAGCTGATAGCTTACATCCACAAGTACGGGCACCAGAACTGGCGTGCGCTCCCCAAGCTTGCTGGTCTCTCTCGCCTCCGCTATATCAGATTGCTTCCTTTCTTGACTGTAGTTAACGTGACCATTTCACTGACTCCCGAAGGTCTGCTGCGATGCGGAAAGAGCTGCCGCTTGAGGTGGACTAACTACCTTCGCCCCGACATCAAGCGAGGCAACTTCACCAAGGACGAAGAGGACACCATCATCAAGCTGCACGCTTTGCTAGGGAACAA GTGGTCCAAGATCGCGTCCTTCCTTCCCGGGCggaccgacaacgagatcaagaacgtgTGGAACACGCACCTGAAGAAGCGTGCGGCGTCGGGAGAGCAGCAGCCGGTGACGAACGGCGCGTCCACGTCGACGGGCGATCGAATGGCCGGCGCGATCGAGATCCCTGTCGACCCGACCGTCGACATGTTCGGCATATTAGACGATGCTCTTTCCACGTCGATGCAGAGCAACGAGATGGAGGACAGCGTGTTCCTGGAAACGTTGGGCGTACGACAGGATTCCCTTTGGACGTCGCCGCAGAAGCAATCCCGCGGCTCGGTGGCATCGGTGGGCACCGACGGTCCGTCGATACCTGACGTGAGGCAGCCGGAGGCATGTGAAGAAGCCGATGGCACGAGAAGAGACGGGCAGAGGGAAGAGTGGTTGGATTACTTGGAGAAGGAGCTCGGACTGAGGGACGAGGGGGAGGCATGGGATCGCTGGGATGAGATGGAGGGTGATTTGGTGGCCACTTTTCTTCAGGATGATATCTTCTCTCCATACGATTAG
- the LOC135635184 gene encoding cinnamoyl-CoA reductase 1-like: MSRWQPGRSRWLEGHHGAPTPPPLMFLALSYHTAVNYSSLIFFFYIPRPLSNPSPSPPLACTPLSLSLSLSRSLLSLKVSVMAPAFVHRDRKTVCVMDASCRLGISLVRRLLQRGCTVHAASYHHGESSGVLKRMCSENRRLKLFQADPFDYQTIVDAVKGCSGLFYTFEPPQDESYDELMVEVEVRAAHNVVEACAQVDTIERVVFTSSVTAVVWKENRKLAADVDEREWSEPNFCRKFKLWHALAKTLAEKTAWALAMDRGVDMVSVNAGLLTGPEISVSNPYLKGAPQMYEDGVLVTVDIDFLVDAHIAVYEGPSAYGRYLCFSNVVCRPPDAVKLAQLVSPDAPSSPQSNELKVIAQRIRNKKLSKLMVDFDVRIQVEQ; the protein is encoded by the exons ATGTCTCGGTGGCAACCAGGAAGAAGCCGGTGGCTCGAAGGACACCATGGCGCGCCGACCCCGCCGCCATTAATGTTCTTAGCCTTATCTTACCACACTGCTGTCAACTACTCCTCCCTCATCTTCTTCTTTTATATACCAAGGCCCCTTTCTAACccttctccatctcctcctcttgcttgcacacctctctctctctctctctctctctctcgctcgctcttgTCTCTAAAGGTCTCGGTCATGGCGCCGGCTTTCGTTCACCGGGATAGGAAGACCGTCTGTGTCATGGACGCGTCATGTCGGCTCGGCATTTCCCTCGTCAGGAGGCTTTTGCAGAGAGGATGCACTGTTCATGCCGCCTCTTATCACCACG GTGAATCGAGTGGCGTTCTGAAGAGGATGTGCAGCGAGAACAGGCGGCTCAAGCTGTTTCAAGCGGACCCCTTCGACTACCAAACCATCGTCGACGCCGTGAAGGGCTGCTCCGGCCTCTTCTACACGTTCGAGCCTCCCCAGGATGAGTCCTATGAC GAGCTGATGGTCGAAGTCGAGGTGAGAGCCGCACACAACGTGGTGGAAGCATGTGCCCAGGTGGACACCATCGAGAGGGTGGTGTTCACGTCGTCGGTGACCGCGGTCGTTTGGAAAGAAAACCGCAAGCTAGCGGCGGACGTCGACGAGAGGGAATGGAGCGAGCCCAACTTCTGCAGAAAGTTCAAG CTTTGGCACGCGTTGGCTAAGACGTTAGCGGAGAAGACGGCGTGGGCGCTGGCAATGGACAGGGGCGTCGACATGGTCTCCGTTAACGCCGGGCTCCTAACGGGGCCGGAGATCTCCGTCAGCAACCCCTACTTGAAGGGGGCTCCGCAGATGTACGAAGACGGCGTCTTGGTGACGGTGGACATCGACTTCCTCGTCGACGCCCACATCGCCGTCTACGAGGGCCCCTCCGCTTACGGACGTTACCTCTGCTTCAGCAACGTCGTCTGCCGCCCCCCTGACGCCGTTAAGCTCGCCCAGCTGGTCTCCCCCGATGCCCCTTCGTCTCCCCAAAG TAATGAGTTGAAGGTGATAGCGCAGCGGATTCGGAACAAGAAGCTGAGCAAGCTGATGGTGGATTTCGACGTGCGGATACAGGTGGAGCAGTAG
- the LOC135637230 gene encoding beta-glucosidase 18-like — protein sequence MERRKGVRLLVLFRLLSLAACLDRSHFPPSFLFGTSTSSYQIEGAYLEDNKSLSNWDVFTHIPGRIKDGSNGDIADDHYHRYMEDIELMHSLGVNSYRFSISWSRILPRGRFGGINPQGVAFYNKLIDALLLKGIQPFVTLNHYDIPQELEDRYGAWLNAQIQKDFGYFAEVCFEEFGDRVKYWTTFNEPNVMVKFGYGNGKYPPNHCSQPFGNCSSGDSSTEPYVAAHNVILSHATAVEVYKTKYQAKQGGSIGIVMATTWFEPLRDVPADRAAARRAQSFYVPWFLDPIIYGDYPPAMRQILGSRLPRFSTSDKKKLQHKSDFIGVNHYTSSYAKDCMFSPCEGGGSEGDASVLTTGERNGLAIGKPTAMPNFYVVPRGMEKIVMYIKKRYKNIPMFITENGYPQGSDHNTSVTDLLNDKDRVEYLRSYLSSLHKAMRQGADVRGYFVWSLIDNFEWLYGYTLRFGLYHVIYETQERTPKLSATWYQEFLEDSQVLIQKT from the exons ATGGAGAGGAGGAAAGGAGTGCGATTGCTGGTGCTCTTTCGGCTGCTCTCCTTGGCAGCCTGCCTTGATCGGAGCCACTTCCCTCCGTCGTTTCTCTTTGGCACTTCAACTTCTTCTTACCAG ATTGAAGGTGCCTACTTGGAAGACAACAAAAGCTTGAGCAATTGGGACGTGTTCACGCATATACCAG GACGCATCAAGGACGGCAGCAATGGAGACATCGCGGATGATCATTATCACCGCTACATG GAGGATATTGAATTGATGCACTCCCTCGGAGTCAACTCCTACAGGTTCTCCATATCATGGTCCAGAATTCTACCGA GAGGCAGATTCGGAGGGATTAATCCACAAGGGGTTGCGTTCTACAACAAACTCATCGATGCCTTACTGCTCAAAG GAATACAACCATTTGTCACACTCAATCACTATGACATTCCACAAGAACTCGAAGACCGATACGGCGCATGGCTAAATGCACAGATACA GAAAGACTTTGGATACTTTGCAGAAGTATGTTTCGAGGAATTTGGCGACAGGGTTAAATACTGGACTACTTTTAATGAGCCAAATGTTATGGTGAAATTTGGATATGGGAATGGAAAGTACCCTCCCAACCATTGCTCACAGCCATTTGGTAACTGTTCTTCGGGTGACTCGAGCACAGAACCATATGTTGCTGCACACAACGTGATATTGTCCCATGCAACTGCTGTCGAAGTATACAAGACAAAGTATCAG GCAAAACAAGGAGGCAGCATAGGAATTGTCATGGCCACCACCTGGTTCGAACCACTAAGGGATGTCCCAGCGGACCGAGCAGCAGCTCGACGAGCGCAGTCATTTTATGTTCCATG GTTTCTTGACCCTATAATATATGGGGATTATCCTCCTGCGATGAGGCAAATTTTGGGCTCGAGGCTTCCGAGATTCTCAACCAGTGACAAGAAGAAGCTGCAGCACAAATCAGACTTCATCGGAGTAAACCATTACACGAGCTCATATGCGAAAGACTGCATGTTCTCCCCCTGCGAGGGAGGTGGCTCCGAAGGTGATGCATCAGTGCTCACCACCGGAGAGAGAAACGGATTGGCAATCGGGAAACCG ACTGCAATGCCAAACTTCTACGTTGTTCCTCGTGGCATGGAGAAGATTGTCATGTACATCAAGAAAAGATACAAGAACATCCCTATGTTCATTACTGAAAACG GTTATCCACAGGGAAGTGACCACAATACATCTGTGACGGACCTGTTGAACGACAAGGATAGAGTGGAATACTTGCGAAGCTACCTCTCTTCTTTACACAAGGCAATGAG GCAAGGTGCTGATGTGAGGGGCTACTTTGTGTGGTCTCTCATAGACAACTTCGAGTGGTTATATGGATACACACTAAGATTTGGACTCTATCATGTCATCTATGAGACTCAAGAAAGGACTCCAAAGCTATCTGCAACTTGGTATCAAGAGTTCCTTGAAGACTCCCAAGTGCTGATTCAGAAGACATAG
- the LOC103983368 gene encoding transcription factor MYB13-like isoform X2, with protein MGRGRAPCCEKIGLNKGTWTEEEDMKLIAYIHKYGHQNWRALPKLAGLLRCGKSCRLRWTNYLRPDIKRGNFTKDEEDTIIKLHALLGNKWSKIASFLPGRTDNEIKNVWNTHLKKRAASGEQQPVTNGASTSTGDRMAGAIEIPVDPTVDMFGILDDALSTSMQSNEMEDSVFLETLGVRQDSLWTSPQKQSRGSVASVGTDGPSIPDVRQPEACEEADGTRRDGQREEWLDYLEKELGLRDEGEAWDRWDEMEGDLVATFLQDDIFSPYD; from the exons atggGACGAGGGCGCGCACCATGCTGTGAGAAGATTGGGCTGAACAAAGGCACATGGACGGAAGAAGAGGACATGAAGCTGATAGCTTACATCCACAAGTACGGGCACCAGAACTGGCGTGCGCTCCCCAAGCTTGCTG GTCTGCTGCGATGCGGAAAGAGCTGCCGCTTGAGGTGGACTAACTACCTTCGCCCCGACATCAAGCGAGGCAACTTCACCAAGGACGAAGAGGACACCATCATCAAGCTGCACGCTTTGCTAGGGAACAA GTGGTCCAAGATCGCGTCCTTCCTTCCCGGGCggaccgacaacgagatcaagaacgtgTGGAACACGCACCTGAAGAAGCGTGCGGCGTCGGGAGAGCAGCAGCCGGTGACGAACGGCGCGTCCACGTCGACGGGCGATCGAATGGCCGGCGCGATCGAGATCCCTGTCGACCCGACCGTCGACATGTTCGGCATATTAGACGATGCTCTTTCCACGTCGATGCAGAGCAACGAGATGGAGGACAGCGTGTTCCTGGAAACGTTGGGCGTACGACAGGATTCCCTTTGGACGTCGCCGCAGAAGCAATCCCGCGGCTCGGTGGCATCGGTGGGCACCGACGGTCCGTCGATACCTGACGTGAGGCAGCCGGAGGCATGTGAAGAAGCCGATGGCACGAGAAGAGACGGGCAGAGGGAAGAGTGGTTGGATTACTTGGAGAAGGAGCTCGGACTGAGGGACGAGGGGGAGGCATGGGATCGCTGGGATGAGATGGAGGGTGATTTGGTGGCCACTTTTCTTCAGGATGATATCTTCTCTCCATACGATTAG
- the LOC135581202 gene encoding AP-2 complex subunit mu-like isoform X1 encodes MPVAASAIYFLNLRGDVLINRLYRDDVGGNMVDAFRTHIMQTKELGTCPVRQIGGCSFLYMRISNVYIVIVVSKNANVACAFKFVVEAVALFKSYFGGAFDEDAIRNNFVLIYELLDEIMDFGYPQNLAPEILKLYITQEGVRSPFSSKPSDKPVPNATLQVTGAVGWRREGLLYKKNEVFLDIVESVNLLMSSKGSVLRCDVTGKILMKCFLSGMPDLKLGLNDKIGLENESQLKSRPIKSGKTIELDDVTFHQCVNLTRFNSEKTVSFVPPDGEFELMKYRITEGVNLPFRVLPTIKELGRTRMEVNVKVKSVFGAKMFALGVVVKVPVPKQTAKTSFQVTSGRAKYNASIDCLVWKIRKFPGQTESTMSAEVELISTMAEKKSWTRPPIQMEFQVPMFTASGLRVRFLKVWEKSGYNTVEWVRYITKAGSYEIRC; translated from the exons ATGCCTGTGGCGGCATCAGCTATATACTTCTTGAATCTCCGAGGCGATGTGCTCATCAATCGCCTCTACCGCGACGATGTGGG TGGCAATATGGTGGATGCATTTCGGACGCATATAATGCAGACGAAAGAACTTGGTACATGTCCTGTTCGGCAAATCGGTGGCTGCTCCTTTCTCTATATGAGAATTAGCAATGTGTACATTGTGATCGTTGTTAGCAAAAATGCAAACGTAGCCTGTGCTTTCAAGTTTGTTGTCGAG GCTGTTGCACTATTTAAATCATACTTTGGTGGTGCATTTGACGAAGATGCCATTAGAAATAATTTTGTTCTAATTTATGAGCTTCTTGATG AGATTATGGATTTTGGGTACCCTCAAAATCTTGCACCTGAGATTTTGAAGCTTTATATCACTCAGGAAGGTGTTCGGTCGCCATTCTCCTCCAAG CCCTCAGACAAGCCTGTTCCCAATGCAACTCTTCAAGTTACAGGTGCTGTTGGTTGGAGACGTGAGGGACTCCTATACAAAAAGAATGAG GTCTTCCTGGACATTGTTGAAAGTGTTAATCTTCTTATGTCTTCGAAAG gGAGTGTTCTACGCTGTGATGTGACGGGAAAGATTCTCATGAAGTGCTTCCTTTCTGGGATGCCTGATTTAAAGCTAGGATTAAATGATAAGATTGGTCTTGAAAATGAGTCACAACTCAAATCCAGACCTATAAAAAG TGGCAAGACCATAGAACTTGATGATGTCACTTTTCACCAATGTGTAAACTTGACAAGGTTCAACTCAGAAAAGACAGTCAGTTTCGTGCCTCCCGATGGTGAATTTGAATTGATGAA GTATCGTATAACTGAGGGTGTAAATCTGCCATTTCGGGTGTTGCCAACAATCAAAGAACTGGGTAGAACAAGAATGGAAGTAAATGTTAAG GTTAAGAGTGTCTTCGGTGCCAAAATGTTTGCCCTTGGAGTTGTGGTAAAAGTTCCAGTTCCTAAGCAAACTGCAAAAACTAGTTTCCAAGTGACATCTGGTCGAGCCAAATATAATGCTTCCATAGATTGCCTGGTGTGGAA GATCAGAAAATTTCCTGGACAAACTGAGTCAACAATGAGTGCAGAGGTTGAGTTGATTTCAACCATGGCAGAAAAGAAATCATGGACCAGACCACCCATTCAAATGGAATTCCAG
- the LOC103982458 gene encoding probable ADP-ribosylation factor GTPase-activating protein AGD8 — MASESVADRNAVFRKLKSKSENKMCFDCNAKNPTWASVTYGIFLCIDCSAVHRSLGVHVSFVRSTNLDSWTPEQLKVMVFGGNNRAQVFFKQHGWTDGGKIEAKYTSRAAELYRQILSKEVAKSFAEDNVLPSSPVATSHTSDAVDRLPELKLADATKEISNERHEPEIRHSPKAPIHSTVLSSIRKSTGARKTGGKTGGLGIRKLTTKPNENLYDQKPEQPAPTATTSDNFKTTDGPSYPSRFQYMDDIPIESGSGGAQVISHVAPPKSSSFFAEFGMDSGFQKKSSSTSSKVEESNEARQKFSNAKSISSSQFFGDEKKSTENEAQMSLQKFTDSKAISSADLFGHDTSDPGVDLTAADLINRISFQASQDISSLKNIAGETGKKLTSLASSLINDLQDRIL, encoded by the exons ATGGCTTCGGAGAGCGTCGCTGATCGGAACGCCGTCTTCAGGAAGCTGAAATCCAAGTCGGAAAACAAG ATGTGCTTCGATTGCAACGCGAAGAACCCCACGTGGGCGTCGGTGACGTACGGGATCTTCCTCTGCATTGATTGCTCCGCCGTTCATCGCAGCCTTGGTGTGCATGTTAGCTTCGTCAG GTCCACAAATTTGGACTCATGGACCCCAGAACAGCTTAAGGTGATGGTTTTTGGAGGCAATAATCGTGCTCAAGTGTTCTTTAAGCAGCATGGATGGACGGATGGTGGTAAAATTGAGGCAAAGTATACATCTAGAGCAGCTGAGTTGTATAGGCAGatactgtccaaagaggttgctaaAAGCTTTGCAGAAGATAATGTTTTGCCTTCATCACCTGTTGCCACTTCTCATACATCAGATGCAGTTGACAGACTTCCTGAGCTTAAGCTTGCAGATGCAACCAAGGAAATCTCGAATGAGAGACATGAACCTGAAATCAGACATTCACCTAAAGCTCCCATTCATTCTACTGTCTTAAGTTCTATTAGAAAATCCACTGGTGCAAGGAAGACTGGAGGCAAGACTGGTGGGCTTGGCATCCGGAAGCTCACGACAAAG CCAAATGAAAATCTCTATGATCAGAAGCCTGAACAACCAGCACCCACTGCAACAACTTCAGATAACTTTAAGACAACAGATGGTCCATCATATCCTTCTCGGTTTCAGTACATGGATGACATTCCAATTGAGAGTGGTTCTGGAGGTGCTCAGGTGATCAGTCATGTTGCACCACCAAAATCTTCAAGCTTCTTTGCTGAGTTTGGAATGGACAGTGGATTTCAGAAAAAGTCAAGCTCGACTTCTTCAAAAGTGGAG GAAAGTAATGAGGCAAGGCAGAAATTCTCAAATGCAAAGTCAATTTCTTCAAGTCAATTCTTTGGTGATGAAAAGAAATCAACTGAAAATGAGGCACAAATGTCCCTGCAGAAGTTCACG GACTCAAAAGCCATTTCCAGTGCCGATCTGTTTGGTCATGATACATCAGACCCTGGGGTAGACTTGACCGCTGCTGACCTCATCAACCGTATCTCTTTCCAG GCATCACAGGATATATCCTCCCTCAAGAACATCGCTGGTGAGACAGGGAAGAAGTTGACGTCTCTGGCTTCCAGTCTTATTAACGACCTCCAAGACAGAATCCTTTGA